The genomic segment CCCTCGTCCCGTTCGAACGGTTCGTGGAGGAACGCAAGGCGCAGGGAGAAGGAAATCGCGAAAATCGCAAGGAGGAGCACCCACTCCTTCCTCGCAAGGCATCCCGTCCATCGCGGCTTTGCGGTCGGGTCCCGAACGGGATCCGCGGGTTGGATCCTGTGCATCAGGCCCGGAACGGATTTTTCCGGATGATCGTCTGGTTCCGGTCGGCGCCGACCGACACCAGCGAGACCTCCACGCCGGTGATCTCCTCGAGCGTCCGGACGTACTTCTGGGCCGCCTTCGGCAGGTCGCCGAACTCGCGGGCAGAAGTGATGTCCTCCTTCCACCCTTCCATCTGCTCGTAGACCGGCTTCGCCGCCTCGAACTCGGAAAGGGACAGGGGGACCTCGTCCCGGCGAACGCCGTCGATCTCGTACGCGACGCACACCTTGATCCGGGGGTGGCCGGAGAGGACGTCGAGCTTGGTGAGCGCCACGCCGGAGAGGCCGTTCAGCCGGTTGGCGTATCGGACGACGGGGGCGTCGAACCACCCGCACCGGCGGGGGCGGCCCGTCGTGGAGCCGTACTCGTTCCCCCGGTCCCGGATCCGCTGACCCTCGTCGTCGAACAGCTCGGTGGGGAACGGCCCGCCCCCCACGCGGGTCGCGTACGCCTTGGACACCCCGATCACCGCGCTCACCTTCGTCGGGCCGACGCCGGAACCCGTGCACGCGCCGCCGGCCGTGGTGTTCGACGACGTGACGAACGGGTAGGTGCCGTGGTCGATGTCGAGCAGCGTCCCCTGGGCCCCCTCGAAAAGGACCTTGGCGCCGTGCCGGATCTCCTCGTTGATGAAGCGCGACGTGTCGATCAGGTACGGCTTCAGCCGCTCCCCGTGCGCGAGATATTCGTCGTACGTCGCCTGGAACGGGACCTCGGGCACGCCGTAGTAGCTCTTGAAGAGGAAATTCTTCAGCTCCAGATTCGCACGGAGCTTCTCCGACAGGGCGTTCGGCTGGACAAGATCGCAGGTCCGGATGCCGACCCGGGCGATCTTGTCCTCGTAGCACGGCCCGATCCCGCGGGCGGTGGTCCCGATCTTCCGGTCCCCGAGTTTCTCCTCCCGCGCCTTGTCGAGGACGATGTGGTACGGGAGGATGACGTTGGCGAGCAGCCCGAGCTTGAGCTGCGAATCGTCGGCGAGGTGTCCGCGCTCCTTCAGCCGGTCGATCTCCGCGAGGAGCACCTTCGGGT from the Deltaproteobacteria bacterium genome contains:
- a CDS encoding adenylosuccinate synthase, with the protein product MKSVIVIGAQWGDEGKGKIVDIYSEFADTIVRPTGGNNAGHTLVVKGEKFVFHLIPSGILHAGKKCVISNGVVVDPKVLLAEIDRLKERGHLADDSQLKLGLLANVILPYHIVLDKAREEKLGDRKIGTTARGIGPCYEDKIARVGIRTCDLVQPNALSEKLRANLELKNFLFKSYYGVPEVPFQATYDEYLAHGERLKPYLIDTSRFINEEIRHGAKVLFEGAQGTLLDIDHGTYPFVTSSNTTAGGACTGSGVGPTKVSAVIGVSKAYATRVGGGPFPTELFDDEGQRIRDRGNEYGSTTGRPRRCGWFDAPVVRYANRLNGLSGVALTKLDVLSGHPRIKVCVAYEIDGVRRDEVPLSLSEFEAAKPVYEQMEGWKEDITSAREFGDLPKAAQKYVRTLEEITGVEVSLVSVGADRNQTIIRKNPFRA